The following coding sequences are from one Apodemus sylvaticus chromosome X, mApoSyl1.1, whole genome shotgun sequence window:
- the LOC127675741 gene encoding protein S-Myc yields MLSCTTTTMPGMICKNSDLEFDSLKPCFYPEEDDIYFGGRNSTPPGEDIWKKFELLPTPQLSPGRALAERSLEPVNWATEMLLPEADLWSNPAEEEVFGLGGLRGCTSNPIILQDCMWSGFSTREKRESVVSEKRPGGSGSLAVGAGTLVPGAAAAAASSAGRARSGTAGVGREKAAWLTELSHLECVDPAVPFSANKREPLPVPTIPTSTGAAISFGDHQGFSSSLEDFLSNSGSVEEGGEEIYVVMLEETEFSKTVTRLPTAAHQENAALSPGCAQPSELILKRCNLIQELHNYAAPPLPYVDREDSRPQKQPKSHASLGSLKCILPPKAPRLGSRNNLDLQDIIERRRNHNRMERQRRDIMRSSFLNLRDLVPELVHNEKAAKVVILKKATEYIHTLQADESKLLVERKKLYERQQQLLEKIKQSAVC; encoded by the coding sequence ATGCTCAGCTGCACTACAACCACCATGCCCGGAATGATCTGCAAGAACTCAGACCTAGAGTTTGACTCGCTGAAACCCTGCTTCTACCCGGAAGAAGATGACATCTACTTTGGTGGTCGCAACTCGACGCCTCCAGGGGAGGACATCTGGAAGAAGTTTGAACTGTTGCCCACCCCACAATTGTCACCTGGCCGTGCCTTGGCAGAGCGCAGCCTGGAGCCGGTGAACTGGGCCACGGAGATGCTGCTGCCTGAGGCCGACCTATGGAGTAACCCGGCCGAGGAGGAGGTTTTTGGCCTGGGAGGACTCCGCGGCTGCACCAGCAACCCGATCATCCTTCAGGACTGCATGTGGAGCGGCTTCTCCACCCGGGAGAAGCGAGAGAGTGTGGTGAGCGAGAAGCGGCCAGGAGGCTCCGGGTCCCTGGCCGTCGGCGCAGGCACCTTGGTCCCGGGAGCGGCCGCCGCTGCCGCCAGCTCCGCTGGCCGCGCGCGCAGTGGGACAGCAGGTGTGGGGCGTGAGAAAGCAGCCTGGCTCACAGAGCTCTCCCACCTGGAGTGTGTGGACCCTGCTGTGCCCTTCTCAGCGAATAAGCGCGAGCCTTTGCCTGTACCCACCATCCCCACCAGCACCGGCGCAGCGATAAGCTTTGGTGACCACCAGGGGTTCAGCAGTTCCCTAGAGGACTTCCTGAGCAACTCAGGTTCTGTGGAAGAAGGCGGAGAGGAAATCTATGTGGTCATGCTGGAGGAGACAGAGTTCTCCAAGACTGTCACCAGGCTCCCCACCGCGGCGCATCAGGAGAACGCAGCGCTGAGTCCCGGGTGCGCGCAGCCCAGCGAGCTGATCCTCAAGCGCTGCAATCTCATTCAGGAGCTACACAACTATGCCGCGCCACCGTTGCCCTATGTGGACAGGGAGGACTCGCGGCCTCAGAAGCAGCCCAAGAGCCACGCTTCGCTCGGGTCCCTCAAATGCATCCTCCCGCCAAAGGCTCCGAGGTTGGGATCCCGGAACAACTTAGACTTGCAGGACATCATCGAGCGTCGCCGCAACCACAACAGGATGGAGCGCCAACGCCGCGATATTATGCGCTCCAGCTTCCTGAACCTCAGGGACCTTGTGCCTGAGCTGGTGCACAATGAGAAGGCCGCCAAGGTGGTCATCCTGAAAAAAGCCACCGAGTACATCCACACTCTGCAGGCTGATGAGTCCAAGCTCCTGGTGGAAAGGAAGAAACTGTATGAAAGACAACAGCAGTTGCTAGAGAAAATCAAACAATCTGCTGTGTGCTAA